ATCGGGAAGTCGAGTAGGAGCCCTCGGAAACTGTTCTACGAAATGAAGCGGAACTATAGCGCGTACCTCTTCCTGCTTCCGAAGCTCATTCTTTTCACGCTTTTCGTAGCAATCCCCGTTGTGTGGGCATTCGTCCTTTCCTTTCAGAAATACAAGATTTTTGGCAGTGAATTTGTCGGGTTCGCGAACTACATAAAAGTGTTCGAGAGCGATGCATTCCGCATTGCGTTGAAGAATACGATGCTTTTCACGGTCGTGACGGTCCCGTTTGGCGTCATCAGCGCCCTTGTGCTGTCGACGCTCATTTTTGAGTTGGGGAAGCTGTCTCAAAGTCTATTCAGATCAGCGTTCTATTTGCCGACGGTCACGTCGATGGTCATCATCGCGATGGTGTGGCGCTGGATGTACAATTACGATTTCGGCCTATTTAACTATGTGCTCGGCTGGTTCGGCGTCGGTCCCGTCAACTGGCTCGGACAGTCAAGCACCGCGTTATGGGCGTTGATCATCATGCAATGCCTCATTCCGTTCGGTGTCGGGATCATCATGTATTTGGCTTCGATGGGATCGATCTCCCAATCGTTGTATGAAGCCGCACGGATGGATGGCGCGAGCAAATTCAAGCAATGGATCCATATTACGATCCCTTTATTAAAACCGACGACGTTGTATTTAGTGCTGCTGAGCACGATCGGTTCATTCCAAGTGTTCACGCAAATCATCATGATGACGGGGGGAGGACCGGGAAGCGCGACCGAGACGCTCGTCCATCTCATTTACAAAACGGGATTCCGGGATTTTGAATTTGGTTTGGCAGGAGCTCAATCAGTCGTATTATTTGTCATTATCCTCATCTTTTCTGTCATCCAATTCCGGGTGCTTCGCCATGATGAGTGATTGGGGGATAGGAAATGAAGAAAAAACCGCTTGATCGTTTAAATAAACTAATTATATTCGGATTGCTCACTGTTTTCGCTGTTGTTTCTTTGCTTCCGCTATATTGGGTGTTCTCGACTTCCCTTCAATTAAGCAGCTACCAATCCCAAGACATGGAGCGGCCGGTTTCGTACGTCGATTCCAATCCGCCGAAAATGTATCCAATGGGGATTCCGCTTTATTTCAAACATTGGGGCGAGGCGAGGGAAGCGGCGAAAGCGGGAGATTCCGAAGAGGAAGCGTACCATCGTGACATGATGGACCATATCGTTTCAAATTCGTTCGGAAGCTTCAAGAACTTGTTCAAGAAGCATGATGTTGGGAAATGGTTTTTCAACAGTATTTACATTGCAGTCGTCGTTACGATAGGTATCTTGCTCATCGACTCGATGGCTGGATATGTTCTGGCGAAGAAGAAGTTTCCAGGGAGGAACCTGATCTTCTGGGTCATCATTTCTACGATGATGATTCCCGGTCAAGTGACGCTCGTGCCACTGTTCATCATGGTCGGGAACCTTGGCCTCATGGATACGCATTGGGCGTTGATCCTGCCTGATCTTTCAATGGTGTTCGGCGTATTCCTCATGAGGCAGTTCATGTATTCCATTCCGGATGAATTGCTGGAAGCTGCACGTATGGACGGTGCCAGTGAATGGCGGACGTTTTGGACAGTCGTCCTTCCACTTGCAAGACCTGGACTTGCTGCGCTCGGCATCTTCACGTTCATGAGCGTTTGGAACTCGTTCCTCTGGCCGATCATCGTGCTGAATACCGCGGAACTATACACGTTGCCAGTAGGGTTGAAAACATTGCAGGATGCGAACTTGGCTAGCTTTAAGCTACTCATGAGCGGTGCGGCGGTTGCTGCAATCCCGATGATCATCGTTTTCATCTTATTCCAGCGCTATTTCATCCAAGGCTTGACGCTTGGCGGCGTGAAGGAATGATGATGGGGCTCAATCGGGTGAAGCTTGGCGTTGACGTCTTCTTCGATAGGGATCTGTCTGACTTGCGGGGGAAGCGGCTCGGTTTATTGACGAATCAAACAGGTGCAAATGCCGGGCTCGTCTCTACAATTCGGTTATTCCATGAACATCCGGAGCTTCAGCTGACAGCCCTTTTCGCACCGGAGCACGGGCTGTTGACGAATGTGAAGGAAGGGGAGAAATTCACAGATGCCGTCCATCGTTCCACCGGCATCCCGATATACAGCCTTTACGGACAGACGAAGAAACCAACGGACGCGATGATGGAACAAGTTGACGTCGTCATCTTCGATATTCAAGATATCGGCGCGAGGTATTACACGTATATCTACACAATGGCGTATATGATGGAAGCTTGCGCGCGGACAGGGAAAAGGATGATTGTCCTTGATCGAGCGAATCCAATCGGCGGGGAAAGTGTCGAAGGGAATTTGGTCGATCCAGATTACTCGTCTTTTGTCGGGCTTTACCCGATCCCGAATAGGCACGGCATGACCGTCGGTGAATTGGCCGCTTATTTCAATGAAGAGTTTCATATCAGATGCGAATTGGAAGTCGTCGGGATGGAAGGTTGGAAAAGAAGTTCATTCCAAACGGAGAATGGACTCCCTTGGATTCCGCCTTCGCCGAATACGACATCACTCGATATGATGCTGTTGTATCCGGGCACTTGTTTAGTGGAAGGGACGAATCTGTCCGAAGGGCGCGGGACGACGCAGCCGTTTGAAATTATCGGGGCTCCCTTTATTGACGGGGAGAAGCTGCAAGACAACGTAAATGCGCTAGGCTTGGAGGGTGTCCGGGCACGTGCGCTTGCTTTCACCCCGACATATTCAAATTATCATGGCCAGCTTTGCGAGGGGATTCAGCTTCATATTACGAATCGACGGACATTCAAGCCTGTGGAGTCGGTCGCCCATATCCTTGCAGTCATTGCATCGATGTATGCCGATAAACTCGAGTTTTTGGAGTATGGCAATTTGCGGCATCCGATGTTTGATTTGCTCGCAGGGAATGATGTTTTG
The genomic region above belongs to Sporosarcina sp. Marseille-Q4943 and contains:
- a CDS encoding carbohydrate ABC transporter permease — encoded protein: MTQIPMGAVPKKKKEKLKVIGKSSRSPRKLFYEMKRNYSAYLFLLPKLILFTLFVAIPVVWAFVLSFQKYKIFGSEFVGFANYIKVFESDAFRIALKNTMLFTVVTVPFGVISALVLSTLIFELGKLSQSLFRSAFYLPTVTSMVIIAMVWRWMYNYDFGLFNYVLGWFGVGPVNWLGQSSTALWALIIMQCLIPFGVGIIMYLASMGSISQSLYEAARMDGASKFKQWIHITIPLLKPTTLYLVLLSTIGSFQVFTQIIMMTGGGPGSATETLVHLIYKTGFRDFEFGLAGAQSVVLFVIILIFSVIQFRVLRHDE
- a CDS encoding exo-beta-N-acetylmuramidase NamZ domain-containing protein, which gives rise to MMMGLNRVKLGVDVFFDRDLSDLRGKRLGLLTNQTGANAGLVSTIRLFHEHPELQLTALFAPEHGLLTNVKEGEKFTDAVHRSTGIPIYSLYGQTKKPTDAMMEQVDVVIFDIQDIGARYYTYIYTMAYMMEACARTGKRMIVLDRANPIGGESVEGNLVDPDYSSFVGLYPIPNRHGMTVGELAAYFNEEFHIRCELEVVGMEGWKRSSFQTENGLPWIPPSPNTTSLDMMLLYPGTCLVEGTNLSEGRGTTQPFEIIGAPFIDGEKLQDNVNALGLEGVRARALAFTPTYSNYHGQLCEGIQLHITNRRTFKPVESVAHILAVIASMYADKLEFLEYGNLRHPMFDLLAGNDVLRNGLLSGDINLYNEQCVRDTEKFMDTRERYLRYR
- a CDS encoding carbohydrate ABC transporter permease; its protein translation is MKKKPLDRLNKLIIFGLLTVFAVVSLLPLYWVFSTSLQLSSYQSQDMERPVSYVDSNPPKMYPMGIPLYFKHWGEAREAAKAGDSEEEAYHRDMMDHIVSNSFGSFKNLFKKHDVGKWFFNSIYIAVVVTIGILLIDSMAGYVLAKKKFPGRNLIFWVIISTMMIPGQVTLVPLFIMVGNLGLMDTHWALILPDLSMVFGVFLMRQFMYSIPDELLEAARMDGASEWRTFWTVVLPLARPGLAALGIFTFMSVWNSFLWPIIVLNTAELYTLPVGLKTLQDANLASFKLLMSGAAVAAIPMIIVFILFQRYFIQGLTLGGVKE